In Helianthus annuus cultivar XRQ/B chromosome 9, HanXRQr2.0-SUNRISE, whole genome shotgun sequence, the following are encoded in one genomic region:
- the LOC110877165 gene encoding glucosidase 2 subunit beta-like, which yields MAAICTSVHSFSPPATSRLSSSASTSPSSSVSLFSRRRRMKTASFSMVVCMAPDEEKLTRRNPLDFPVEWERPKPGRRPDIFPQFSPMKTPLPPPLPYDPPPEEEEEEEEENKEEEEEDPDKEQPETRLGH from the exons ATGGCGGCGATTTGCACCTCCGTGCACTCCTTCTCACCACCAGCAACCTCCAGATTATCTTCATCTGCGTCCACATCTCCTTCATCGTCAGTTTCGTTGTTTTCGAGACGCCGGAGGATGAAAACGGCGTCGTTTTCGATGGTTGTGTGTATGGCTCCTGATGAAGAGAAGCTCACTCGCCGTAATCCTCTCGATTTCCCTGTT GAATGGGAGAGGCCTAAGCCCGGTAGAAGGCCCGATATATTTCCTCAATTCAGCCCAATGAAAACACCATTACCACCTCCGTTACCATACGACCCACCGccagaagaggaagaagaggaagaggaggaaaacaaagaagaggaggaagaggatCCGGATAAGGAACAACCTGAGACCCGCCTTGGTCACTGA
- the LOC110877164 gene encoding protein TsetseEP-like → MAAICTSVHSFSPPAVAPTSRLSSSASTSSLSSVSLFSRRRRVKTASYSMIVCMAPDEEKLTRRNPLDFPVEWERPKPGRRPDIFPQFSPMKTPLPPPLPYDPSPEEEEEEDEENKEEEEEDPDKEQQPETRHGH, encoded by the exons ATGGCGGCGATTTGCACCTCCGTGCACTCCTTCTCACCACCGGCAGTTGCACCAACCTCCAGATTATCGTCATCGGCTTCCACATCTTCTTTATCGTCAGTTTCGTTGTTTTCGAGACGCCGGAGGGTGAAAACGGCGTCGTATTCGATGATTGTGTGTATGGCTCCTGATGAAGAGAAGCTCACTCGCCGTAACCCTCTCGATTTCCCTGTT GAATGGGAGAGACCTAAGCCTGGTAGACGGCCCGATATATTTCCTCAATTCAGCCCAATGAAAACACCATTACCACCCCCATTACCATACGACCCATCGccagaagaggaagaagaggaagatgaggaaaacaaagaagaagaggaagaagatccCGATAAGGAACAACAACCCGAGACCCGCCATGGTCACTGA